Proteins from one Nicotiana tabacum cultivar K326 chromosome 23, ASM71507v2, whole genome shotgun sequence genomic window:
- the LOC107803900 gene encoding lipid transfer protein EARLI 1 yields the protein MASKKTTSLALFLLVNLLFFSLVSACGTCPSPKPKPKPSPSPSKGKCPIDTLKLGVCANVLGNLLGLVIGNPPKKPCCTLIQGVADLEAAICLCTAIKANILGINLNVPLSLSLLLNVCGKQVPSGFQCP from the coding sequence ATGGCTTCTAAGAAAACTACTTCTCTTGCTCTCTTTCTTCTTGTCAACCTTCTCTTTTTCTCCCTTGTGAGTGCATGTGGCACTTGCCCAAGTCCtaaaccaaaaccaaaaccaagTCCTAGCCCATCCAAAGGCAAGTGCCCAATTGATACTCTAAAATTAGGTGTTTGTGCTAATGTTTTAGGCAATTTGCTTGGACTTGTGATTGGTAATCCTCCAAAGAAACCTTGTTGCACTCTCATTCAAGGTGTTGCTGACCTTGAGGCTGCTATTTGTCTATGCACTGCCATTAAAGCCAACATTCTTGGGATTAACCTTAATGTCCCTCTTTCTCTAAGCCTTCTTCTTAATGTTTGTGGAAAACAGGTTCCATCTGGCTTCCAGTGTCCTTGA